In Nitrospirota bacterium, the genomic window GCCGATGAGGCCGCGCGCCGGGATACGGAACTCGAGCCTGACGCGGCCGTGGCCGTTGTTCGCCATCTTGGTCATGCGTCCCTTGCGCGTTCCAAGCTTCTGAGTCACTACGCCGATGAAATCCTCGGGGCAGTCGATGACGAGGTTCTCCATGGGCTCGTAGGTCTTCCCGTCCCGCTGCTTGGTAACGGTTTCGGGCTGGGAGACTGAAAGCTCGTAGCCCTCGCGCCGCATCATTTCGATCAGGATCGCAAGCTGAAGTTCACCACGGCCCAGGACCTTGAAGCTGTCGGTCGCGTCTCCCTTTTCTACCTTGATCGCCACGTTATACAACAGCTCCTTTTCGAGCCGCTCCTTCAAATGGCGGGAGGTCACGAACTTGCCTTCCTTCCCGGCAAAAGGAGAATTGTTGATCGAGAAGAGCATGGAGATCGTGGGCTCGTCCACGGCAATGCGCGGCAGGGGCTTCGGGTTTTCCGGGTCGGTAATGGTATCGCCTATGTTTACACCCTCGATGCCGGCAAGGGCCACGATGTCGCCGACGGTGGCACTGGGCGTATCCACGCGTTTCAGGCCCTCAAACGAAAAAAGCGACGTGATCTTGGTCTTGACCACGGCGCCGCTCGAGGTGACAACGCCGATAGGCTCGGCAACCCTTGCGGTGCCGGCAAAGATCTTGCCGATGGCCAGGCGTCCGACATAGTCGTTGTAAATGATGTTCATGACCAGGAGCTGGAGCGGCGCGGTCTCGTCCCCCTCCGCCGCCGGGACGGTATTCACGATCAAATCAAAGAGCGGCTTGAGGTTCGTCGCTTCATCCTCCATCTTCAGTTTTGCAATGCCGTCCCGGGCGTTCGTGTAAACGATCGGAAAGTCGAGCTGGGCGTCATTCGCGTCGAGGTCGATGAACAGATCGTACACTTCATTGACGACCTCGGCGATACGTGCGTCAGGCCGGTCGATCTTGTTGATCACGAGGATCGGCGGCAGACCGAGTTCCAGTGCTTTCTTCAGCACGAACCGTGTCTGCGGCAGCGGGCCTTCCGAGGCGTCCACGAGCAGGAGCACGCCGTCCACCATTTTGAGCGTACGCTCCACCTCGCCGCCGAAGTCCGCGTGGCCGGGCGTATCCACGATATTGATCTTCACGCCATTGTAGTGGAGAGCCGTGTTCTTGGCCATGATCGTGATGCCGCGCTCGCGCTCGAGGTCGATATTGTCCATCACGCGCTCCTGGATCCGTTCGTTGTCGCGGAAGGTGCCGCTCTGGCGCAGGAGCGTGTCCACGAGCGTGGTTTTGCCGTGGTCGACGTGGGCGATTATTGCAATGTTCCGGAGATCGTTTCTTTTGAGCATCAGGTATCCTTTTTTGCCGGTTTTCTCAGGCAGATCATGACGGGGGTCAGGGCGTCGGGGCCTGTCTCATGGGCCGGCAGTGTCCGTCGTCCCGCTGCAGCGGGACGCCCTCCTTGCTGCCTTCATTGTCATTCGACTAAATCTATCCTCTACTATGCAGAGCTGGGTTTTATACCACGGGGTAACGGGAATTGTCAATCAAATAATCACTGCCGGAACGCTTCCCGCGGAGGCATCGGCACTTGATTTACTCTTTGTTCTGTGCTTTAATTTCACCACGTGCGGGATTCGGGTACTTGGGGAAATACGGATGTCCATTCATCGGTCACTCAAAAAATCGTATTCAGCGGAGGTGTTTCTCATGGGGATGTTTGGTAATCGGTTGTTTTATTGGATGCTGCCCTGTCTTTTATTCCTCGGCATCAGCCTCGCGCCTGTCCCATCCTTAGCCGGCGACGAACCCGAGGTTTACGGCGGCATCGAATATTTTACATGGAGGGAATTCGACGAGGCCGGACAGATCCTGAAGGAGTCGGGACCGCGGTACGAGATCGGGTTCACCAACACCCACGAATTCCCGAACCATATGACGTTGAAGCCGCGCGTTGAATTCTTCGGAGGCGACGTGGATTACAACGGCCAGGCCTGCGACATCTTCGGGAACTGCGTGCCCGCGAGCACGGACACGTACTATTTCGGCCTTAAAGGCGAGATGGACCTGGGGGGGCGGTTGCGGGTCTCGGAATCCTTCATTCTCGAACCCTTTGGCGGCCTCGGGATCCGGGGATGGTCGCGGAAAATAAAGGACTCTGCCTTAGCCGTGGGCTACACCGAGAACTGGACGACATTCTACGGCCGGATGGGTCTTCGCGCCGAACAGAATCTCTCGGGACGGAGCAAGCTTTTCATCGAAGGGGGCGTGAAGCTTCCGATCAGGACGTCGAACTATATTGATGACAGCAATGTCTCCTATTCTTCGATCAATCTCCATCCCAGGAACGAGCCTTCCTTCTTCGCGGAAGTTGGCGCCAAGCTGACCGTGTTCAGCATCAGCGCCTACTATGACAGCATGCGGTTCAAGCAGTCCGATGTCGTGTACAACTACGATCCGTTCAGCGGGCTGATAATAGGCTATTTTCAGCCCAAGTCGGAGTCCGATATGATCGGGGTCAGGTTCGGCTACCTGTTTTAGGAAGGGCAGGGATGGCAAGCTTGGGAACGGCACCGCTGATAAGCAGTGCCGTTTTTTTATTGCGGGGGGCTGGTCGGTCCTTCACTTCGGTTCCTGCAGTTTTCCGAATGCTTTCAGAACGACCTCGGAGAGGGCCGGATGAATGTGCATTCCCTTGGCCACGGACCACAGGTTGCCGTCAGCAGCCATGGCATTCACGACCTCCTGGATCAGGACCGAGGCCTGCGGACCGATGATATGGTATCCCAGGATCTTACCGCTCTTCCGGTGCACCACGGTCTTGGTGAACGCCTCGGTCTCCATCATCGCTTCCCCGCGGGCCACATCGGCATACCCGGCCTTTCCCACGAGGACCTCCTGCCTTCCCATGAGTTTGATCGCCTGGCCTTCCGTAAGCCCCACCGAGGCGATCTCCGGATAGGAGAATACGGCATGGGGCACCGTCAGATAATTCATGCGTGATTTCTTTCCATGGAAGGCATTATGCCAGACGAGTTCAGCCTCGTGGTTCGCCGCGTGCCTGAACATCTTCCTGCCGATCGCGTCGCCAAATGCCCAGATGTCCTTCTTCGTGGTTTCGAAAAAGTCGTCCACGACGATATAGCCCCTATCGTCCGTTTTGATGCCGCTGTTCTGAACCATCAGCACGTCGGCATTGGACCGTCTTCCCGCTGCGATCAAGAGCGATCCGGCCGCCACCTCGATAATCTTTCCGCTGTTCTGCTGCCGGGCCGTGACCGTCACGACCTTCCCGGTCTGGCGAACCTCGGTCGCCTCGGTGTCGGTATGGACGGTCATGCGCCGCGAGAGCGACCGGAGCAGCAGGTCCGAGATCTCCGGCTCCTCCTCGGTCACGAGGCGCGGATTTCTCTGTATGATCGTGACGTTCGTGCCCATGGCTTCGAAGAAGTGGGCGAATTCGGCAGCGATATAGCCGCCGCCGACGATGACCATGCTGTCCGGACGTTCACGGAGCTGGAGCGCGCTTTCGTTCGTGAGATACTCGATGCCCTCGATGCCTTTCAGCCGGGGGATGAGCGGGCGCGCTCCGGTGACCAAGAAAATCGTCTTCCCCCTAATCGTTGTGCCGTTGACTTCGACCTCGTGATCTCCGGTGAACTGCCCCTCGCCGGAATAAAAATCGAATTCCTCCGCCTTGTTCAGGGATTCCTGGATGAGATCGCGGCTCTTTTGCACATGCAGGCGCATGCGCTCCATGATCGCTTTGAAATCGATGTCTCGTATCTCGGCCCTTATCCCGAGCTTTGCCGCTTCCCTGATCTCGACTATTCTATCCGCCGGATAGACCATGATCTTGGTCGGGATTCAGCCGACGTTCAGACAGGTCCCGCCAGCAGGGCCCCGGTCCACAAGGGCAACGGTCTTGTTGTGGGCGAGGGCGTCTTCGAGCAGGTTCGCGCCGCTGCCCGAACCGATGATGATCACGTCGTATTCTTTCATACGCTCCGTCCTGCAAAATAAGATTGCGCCGATCGTTCTCTAATTCTATCATGTTTAAGCGGGGAGTCAATGCAAGGTCAGCGAGGAAGGCTACGTTTCTGCGCAGGGCGTCAGGGTGCTGCTGTCCAGGAAGAGGAGGTAGCCGGTCACGCTCGTAAGCCCGAAGATCTCCTTGACCGCCTCGCAGTATATCTGTATCTGAGGACGATAGTGGTTAACCCAGGAAGCCAGGGCTTGGTCATTATCGATCTGGATCGCCTTGTAATCGACAACCTGTCCTTTCCCGTCCCGAATCACAACGCGGTCGATGATGCCGCTCACGAGTGAGTACCCCCTCCTGTACAGAAAAGGAAGTTCAGAATGGGCACCAGGCTTCCTCTCGAAGACCCAGGCGAGCGAACCGTTCTTGAGCACCCTGTCGAGGACTGAGCCGGCATCGTCGAGGAACAGCTGGCACTCACCCGCCGGCAAAGCAAGGACGTCCGGATATTCGGCGGCGATTCCCGCAATATCATAGGACCCGGACTTGGTAAACTCCTCGAGACAGCGGTGAAGCACGCTGCCGCGCGTGATCGGCGAAACAGTACGTGCCACGGCCTGGGGAGCGGGAGCGCCGATCGGTTCTTCAGGAGGAATATAGTCAGTCGCCTTCTTCCACTCCGGCGCCTCGGACCGCGGAAGGGGGGCGAGATTGTCGATGACCTTCCGAAGGTTGATTTCATCGGCCTCCGGTGCAGCGTGCCGGTCCTGTCGGCCGCCCCGGGGAGTCTTGTCTAGGACAGGAAATGACACGCCTGGCGGGCAGGCGTAGAGCGTCAAACCCGACTCCGATGGGACAGCCCGGTCCAAGAGCGGCCCTGGCCTGGCATCATGGAGATAGGACAGCCACGTGTTCTGCTTGACCGGCGTTGAGCCTGCGTTCAGCGTCCCGATCATCACGAGATGGTCCCGCGCTCGCGTCATGGCAACATACAGCAGCCGCTGGTGTTCGCGAAGGAGCTCGTCCCGTTCCCGCCCCCACAGCTCGTCATAGATCGGACTTTCTGCGTCTTTGACGGCCATGCGCACACCGCCTCCGGTATCCTCCAGGATCGCGGGGGGGCCCGCGGAAAGTGATTTGGACTGCTGGTTCATGCCGGGCAGAAATACGACGGGATACTCGAGCCCTTTGGCCTTGTGAACGGTCATGATGCTCACTGATCCCTGAAAGCCGGGAAGGTTCATGCCGGCCGTTGCCTCACGCTGCTCGGTCTGCCGGATGCTCTTGACCCATTCGACAAAGTCCTGCAGCGTGGTGTACCCTCTGCGGTCGAACTCGCGACCGGTGTCGAGCAGTTTGTCGATATTGAAGATCGCCTGCGGATTGTTCCTGCCGAAGCGGATGTAGGCGCCGGATTCGTTGACGATTCTCTGCATCAGGCGTGAGAGCGGGACGAGGCCTGCAAAGCTCATCCAGCCATGCAAAAGCTTCCCGATGTCCGGACGTTGATGATTGACCCCATCGATCACGGCGCCGTCGGCCCGCAGGAGGTCGAAAATGTCCCTGTCCGTAAGACCGAAGAGGTCGGACTTGAGCGCGGCTGCGAGGCTGAGCTTGTCATCATGGTTCCAGAGGAAGAAGAGCACGTTCATGATCGCCCGTATCTCGTCCTCTTCATAAAAGCCGATGCCGCCGACCACGCGATAGGGAATGTTCTGCGCCTGGAGTGACGCCTCATACTCCTTGAGCCTGGTCCGCGACTGGATGAGGACGGCGCAATCGCCGAACGCCGCGGGGCGCGCATTCCATCCGCCGTCTGAAGCGCTCCCTCCGCCGGATTTTTCGTATACCGTCGTTCCGGTTCCTACGAGTGACGTTATGGCGCACGCGAGCACATCCGCCTCGGTGTAGTCGGAAGACGTCCCGCCCGTATCCGGCAGGAGTTCGATGAGCCGTACGCTGCCCCGCTGTTCCCTGCGCTCGATTTCGGACGGTTGATACGCCTTTCCCCAGATCGCGGTGAAGACGCCGTTCACGGTCTCAATGATCTCGGGCGTCGAGCGGAAGTTCCGGTCGAGCGTCAGGATTTCCCTCGATTCATGCGGCAGATTCCGCATCATTTTCTGCCGGACATCCTCCATCAGACGATAGTTCGCTTCGCGGAAACGGTAGATGGACTGTTTCTCATCGCCGACCACAAAGAGCGTGGACGGCATGCGCCTGTCCACGCCCTGGCCTGCGAAGAGCTCTTCCGTCAACTTGTTCAGGATGGCCCACTGGATGTCGCTCGTGTCCTGGAACTCGTCGACGAGGAAGTGGAGTATCTTACGATCGAGCCAGTAGAGGATGTCGGCTGATTCTCCGGTCTGGAGCAGGCCGTAGGCGTAGATCTCGAGGTCGTCGAAATCCAGCAGGCCTTCCCTGAGCTTTGCGGCTTGGTAATGTTCTTCCGCCCTCTGGAACAGTCTGAGCAGGCTCATGGCCTCACGTCCTGCGCGCGCATGCGCGTACAGCGCGCGGTATCGTTCGAGCAATGCCTGGAGGGCGAAAAAGGCTTTCTCGTACTCTGTCCGTTCCTTCCCCGCGAAGGCCTTTTTGGCGATAGAAGGATTCTTGCGCGGTTCTCCAGCAGCGGTAAAGTAGACCGGCGAAAGTGAATTCGCAATCATGCAGGCGGCATCGGGGTCCTTTGCCGCGACGAGCAGGGCATGTTCTTCCCCCTTGCTTGAGTCATACCGGTCTCCCTGGGTTCGCAGGATGCGTTCCATCTGCTGAAGCAGCGAACGCCATTGCACGCTCGTTGTCAGTGACTGGATCACTTGTTCCGTCCGGTCAACTTCCATTCCGCGCCGGACTGAGCGGAGCATGCCCTCCGGTCCGCCGGCATCGATCTCCATCCGCTTCAGCCTGCTCCTGATCGACAGCAGAAATTCGATCGTCGCCATGAGGTCATCCGTCGTGAAGTCCCTGAGCGGATCCATAAGGACCCGGTCACGGTCGGATTCCTCGAGAGCATCTTCGATGGCCTGTTGGATCTTGGATGCCTGGTCACGGGCGTCGAGCACGCCAAAGTCGGGCGGCAGTCCTGCTTCGAGAGGATAGCGCTTGAGCAGGTTCATGCAGAAGGAGTGGATCGTCGAGATGCGGAGGTCCTGACTGCCCCGGATGATCTTTTTGAGCATGGCCTCGGGCAGGTCGCGCAGCACGCGCTCTTTGATCTCCGCGGCGGCCTTATCCGTAAAGGTGATGGCCACCGCCTGGTCAATGGCGAGCCCGCTGTTGTCGAGCGCGTCGAGGAGAGCGAGGTAGCGGTCCTTGAGCGCGCGGGTCTTGCCCGATCCGGCAGACGCCGAGAGATGGACGGATTTTCCCGTGTCGGCGGCGCGTCGGTTAGTGTTGTCCGTATCGGTCTTCTTTGTCATCGTTCTGCAGGTGAATCGTCGGGAGATGATGAACGCCTGGATGAAAGGTCATCATTCGTGTCGGGGCAAAGTAAGCCATGCACCTGCCACGAATGTTTATTCCGCGCTCCCGCACATCATCTCATTCGGGCAGTAACGGCACTTGTTCGCATCCCTGGGTGTGCCCGGGAAACTGCCTGAAAGGATGGCCTCGACCGCCTGGCGGGCCTTGTCCATGCTCTGGGCAAGCAGCGCCTCGAAATCCCGGGCACTTCTCGGACTCGCTTTCGGTCTCGATGACGGGTGATCATCGCGGGCGTCCCGGTCAAAGAGCACGACATCGCGCGCTCCCGCGCCTGTTTTGCCCGCAAGATCGTAGTAGACGAGTCCGATCGGTTTCTTGAGGGCAGGTTTTGTGTCGAGCAAGGCCTGTTGCGCCATGACCGCGTAGACCGGAAGCTGGAAGATGTCCTGGTCGCCGTTCATTTTCGGGAGAGGATATTTGCCGGTCTTATAATCCACGATCATGAAGTTGCCGTGCTCATCCACGTCGATGCGGTCGATCCTGGCGGAAAGCCCGGCTTCCGCTCCGCTTGCAAGGAGCAGACGATAGTGTTCGATCTTCTGCTCCAGATAGGCCGGCTTCATGCCCTGTTTCCAGAATTCTTCCTCGGCATCGAGGAAGCGCTCCACCATCACGGTCAGGAAGAGGTCCTTTTCGCGCCTGTTGCGGAAGGTGTCGGCTTCAGTGTCAAAGGCGGAATCAGCGAGTTTCCTTAAGAGCGCCCGTGCCTCGTCACGGTGCTCCCGCGCAACCGGCCGGGTCCATGCAAGATAAAAATTACGCAGGATTGCGTGAACCTTGCTGCCGCGGTCCAGGGGGGAAAGGTCTTCCGTCACTTCCTCAAGGGGCTCTATGCCGAGCACCGTGGTAACGTAATAGTCATAGGGACAGGAGAGATAGGCGTCCAGTTCCGTTACCCGGAAATCCCTTTTGGCGGCGGGGGCGAGCACCGGCAGCGACGCCGCGGGTTTGTAGCCGACGGCAGATCTGATTCCTGCTATTCCTTCGATGTCCGCGCTCAGGAGGTTCGGCAATCCTTTCCTGTCTCCGGCGAGGCTGATCGCTTTTGCCAGTTCGGGCATGCTGCTGCTGTCTTCTATCTTCAGGCTGAACTGGATGGCCGAGGTCGTCTTCAGCAGGCCGGCTTTCTTCAGCGGTGTCAGTTCCTCCAGAAAGGGGGCAGGTACCGCGGGCCGGTCGCCTTCATTCTCGGGATAGGTGAGGGTGACCTTATCGGCCGAGAGGAGAAGACGGTAAAAATGGAAGGCCGCCTTCAGCCGCGCCCGCTCGAGGGTGCGTACGCCCATGGCCTCGAGGGTCCGCTCGGGCAGGAAGATGTTCTGCGGCAGACGCTGGGGGAACCTCCCGTCCACGAGCCCCCCCAGATAGATCTCTTCCCAGGCGTGGCTCAGGCTTTCTTCGAGGCCCAGGATCTGCACGCCGCCCTCGTCCTCGGGCGGAACCTGGTACCGTGCGTGCAGGAAGGTCTTCTTCAAGAGGAAGAGCCATTCGTTGAAGGTGTAGCGAAAATCCGGGAAGGTCGTGCCCGCTTGAGCGAGCGACGTCATGGTCTCGTTCAATTTCTTGTAAGCCTGCAGGTTGATATTGAGCGGGCCCTTGATCAGCTCGACCCGTGCGCCGAGCCCGGACCAGGCCAGGAGCGCCGAAAGCCGTTCCATCCACCGTGAGAGCGGCGCGGCATCGCGCTCGGAAAAGGGCGCCAGGGCGGTAAAGAGGTCCTTGACCGGAGCGGTCAGGATATCTCTTCCCCTGACCCCGGTCGTCTGATGCGAGAGCGCCGAAAGAAGCGTCTGCCTGCCGCCGGTTACTTTCCTGCTGCGCATGAGCCTGTCGAGCGTCGGAGCGATCATCGGGCTCTCGCTGAACTTGAGAAAGGGGGAGTTGAAGACCCGTAACAGCGAAGGCCCCGAGAAATCCTCCTGGCAGGAGTGCAGGAGCGAGATCACGGCAGTGGCAATGGGTGAGGTGCCGAGCTGCCTCCCGAGCGCACGGTTGTAAGGGATTCCATAGTCGGTGAAGATTTCCTCAACGAGCGGGCCGTAGTCGTCGAGCGCAGGGAACGCAACCAGGATCGAGTCGGGAACGGTCCCGCTCTTGAGCGACTTTTTCACTGCTCCCGCGATGAGGGAAACTTCTTCGCGGGTATTGACAGCAGAGAGCAGGCTTATCTTCTTCGAGAAGGAGGAGGGATCCGGAGCCTGCGCCGCGATCTCGGCAAAAGGCTTGTCAGAGAACAGGGCCGACGCGAGGTACAGATCGTCGGAGCCCTCAGCCGACCCGCCGTGATCTGGCATGATGCCGATGCCGGAGAGGAACTCTCTCGTGATCCCGAGCGGATGAAGGTCTCCCGCACGGTTCAGCAGGCTCGAAGAGGGCGCCTCCACGACATAGGTGCACTCGCCGCAAGCCGCCACCTTCCCGAGGATGTCCGCTTCGGTCTTCGTCGCGTCCTGGATGCCGTCGATGATGATCGCACCATAGTGCGACAGCCACGCGGGGTCGAAGCGATCGCGAAGAATGACGCGCATCCCGGCGGGATCGGTCAGATCAGCGTCTCGCAGGGCCTTCTCATACCGGTCATAGACGTCAATGAGCAGCGATACCTGCGGCTTGTCCGAGAAGTCCGATCCCTGGATTCTCAGGGTAAGGTCAGCGGGGCTCACTCCTGCGGCGGATAACTGCTCGATCATCTTCGCGAGTGCCGAGGAGAGCGATGGCGCAAGCAGGTCGGGACTCGGGTTGAACCGGGCATCCCGGGCGAGCCGCTCTTTGACCAGACCTTCGAGCAGCACGAGCCTGCTGTTCTCATCGAGGAGCCGCGGGCCGTGAAGGCGCGGGTATTGGCGCTGCAGAAACTGGTGGAGCGTCTGGATGTCGGGCTGTACCAGGGCCCGGGCCCCGGTCATGCGCTCGAGCGCATCGAGGAAAATGCGTCCGTATACCCGCTTCAACCGGGAAGAGGGAACAAGAATGAGAACGTCGTTATAGACGTGCGGCGGATGCGGCCGGGAGGCGATGATCTCCTCGAGGAGGAGTTTCTTTTCTTCCCAGCCGGTCTTGCCGAAGGGCACAATGATCGATCGCATCGGTTCGGTGATTATGCCATAATTGAAAGTCATTGACAATACCGGAGGCCTCGTTTATAATCAAAACACTTGTTATATGCAGTTCTTCGTGGCGGAAAATAAATGCACCGGATGTAGTGCCTGTCTTGATATCTGTCCGGCCGAGGCAATACGGGTCGTCAACGGCAAGGCAATGATCCTGCTCGAGTGCATCGGGTGCGGCGCCTGTCCGCGAGTCTGTCCCGAAGGAGCCATAAAAAAGGTGCTCCCTGCTGCTGTTCAACATTCACACTAATGATGGTTCAAGGAGGGTCAGATGGCTGAAGCAGTTACGAGCGCAACGTGGGACCAGGAAGTGCTGAAAGCGCAGGGCCTGGTGCTGGTGGATTTCTGGGCGGTCTGGTGCGGGCCCTGCCGGATGGTCGCCCCGATCGTGGACGAGATCGCGAAGGAATACGAGGGCAAGCTCAAGGTCCTGAAGCTCAACACGGACGAGAACCCCGATGTGGCCGGGAAATACCGCATCATGGGTATTCCGACACTGATGTTCTTCAAGGGCGGACAGACCGTTGATCAGGTAGTCGGCGCCGTCCCCAAGGCCCAGCTTAAAACGAAAGTTGATGCGCTGCTGACGAAATAACGAGCATCGCATCATTCCCGATATTCGTCAGGCAGGCGGTGGAGTGCCGGCCTGGGAAGCATTCGAACTGCCCGCTTGCCGGCGGGCATGTTTTTTTTCTGCCGCGTAAGGAGAATCCGCCTATGTTCAGGCTTCGTGTGCTGACAGCCGTCCTTGTTATCGCCGCATTGTTCGCGTGTACCAAGAAAAGCGACCAGCCGGGGATTGCCGCTGATTTTACCCTGCAGGATTTGAACGGAAAGAGCGTGCGGCTTTCCGATTTCAAGGGCAAGCCGGTGCTGCTCGACTTCTGGGCCACCTGGTGTCCTCCCTGCCGGGCCGCGGTCCCGGGCATCGAAAAGCTGCACGAAACCTTCAGCGGCAAGGGGCTCGTCGTGCTCGGAATTTCCATGGACGAGGGAGGCTGGGATTCGGTCAAGGCTTTCATGAGTGAGAATCACATGACCTACACTGTGCTCAAGGGGACCGATGACGTGCTGTCGGAATACCAGGTGAGAACGATCCCCCTGGTTGTTCTTG contains:
- the trxA gene encoding thioredoxin; protein product: MAEAVTSATWDQEVLKAQGLVLVDFWAVWCGPCRMVAPIVDEIAKEYEGKLKVLKLNTDENPDVAGKYRIMGIPTLMFFKGGQTVDQVVGAVPKAQLKTKVDALLTK
- a CDS encoding PD-(D/E)XK nuclease family protein, which gives rise to MRSIIVPFGKTGWEEKKLLLEEIIASRPHPPHVYNDVLILVPSSRLKRVYGRIFLDALERMTGARALVQPDIQTLHQFLQRQYPRLHGPRLLDENSRLVLLEGLVKERLARDARFNPSPDLLAPSLSSALAKMIEQLSAAGVSPADLTLRIQGSDFSDKPQVSLLIDVYDRYEKALRDADLTDPAGMRVILRDRFDPAWLSHYGAIIIDGIQDATKTEADILGKVAACGECTYVVEAPSSSLLNRAGDLHPLGITREFLSGIGIMPDHGGSAEGSDDLYLASALFSDKPFAEIAAQAPDPSSFSKKISLLSAVNTREEVSLIAGAVKKSLKSGTVPDSILVAFPALDDYGPLVEEIFTDYGIPYNRALGRQLGTSPIATAVISLLHSCQEDFSGPSLLRVFNSPFLKFSESPMIAPTLDRLMRSRKVTGGRQTLLSALSHQTTGVRGRDILTAPVKDLFTALAPFSERDAAPLSRWMERLSALLAWSGLGARVELIKGPLNINLQAYKKLNETMTSLAQAGTTFPDFRYTFNEWLFLLKKTFLHARYQVPPEDEGGVQILGLEESLSHAWEEIYLGGLVDGRFPQRLPQNIFLPERTLEAMGVRTLERARLKAAFHFYRLLLSADKVTLTYPENEGDRPAVPAPFLEELTPLKKAGLLKTTSAIQFSLKIEDSSSMPELAKAISLAGDRKGLPNLLSADIEGIAGIRSAVGYKPAASLPVLAPAAKRDFRVTELDAYLSCPYDYYVTTVLGIEPLEEVTEDLSPLDRGSKVHAILRNFYLAWTRPVAREHRDEARALLRKLADSAFDTEADTFRNRREKDLFLTVMVERFLDAEEEFWKQGMKPAYLEQKIEHYRLLLASGAEAGLSARIDRIDVDEHGNFMIVDYKTGKYPLPKMNGDQDIFQLPVYAVMAQQALLDTKPALKKPIGLVYYDLAGKTGAGARDVVLFDRDARDDHPSSRPKASPRSARDFEALLAQSMDKARQAVEAILSGSFPGTPRDANKCRYCPNEMMCGSAE
- a CDS encoding UvrD-helicase domain-containing protein, with amino-acid sequence MTKKTDTDNTNRRAADTGKSVHLSASAGSGKTRALKDRYLALLDALDNSGLAIDQAVAITFTDKAAAEIKERVLRDLPEAMLKKIIRGSQDLRISTIHSFCMNLLKRYPLEAGLPPDFGVLDARDQASKIQQAIEDALEESDRDRVLMDPLRDFTTDDLMATIEFLLSIRSRLKRMEIDAGGPEGMLRSVRRGMEVDRTEQVIQSLTTSVQWRSLLQQMERILRTQGDRYDSSKGEEHALLVAAKDPDAACMIANSLSPVYFTAAGEPRKNPSIAKKAFAGKERTEYEKAFFALQALLERYRALYAHARAGREAMSLLRLFQRAEEHYQAAKLREGLLDFDDLEIYAYGLLQTGESADILYWLDRKILHFLVDEFQDTSDIQWAILNKLTEELFAGQGVDRRMPSTLFVVGDEKQSIYRFREANYRLMEDVRQKMMRNLPHESREILTLDRNFRSTPEIIETVNGVFTAIWGKAYQPSEIERREQRGSVRLIELLPDTGGTSSDYTEADVLACAITSLVGTGTTVYEKSGGGSASDGGWNARPAAFGDCAVLIQSRTRLKEYEASLQAQNIPYRVVGGIGFYEEDEIRAIMNVLFFLWNHDDKLSLAAALKSDLFGLTDRDIFDLLRADGAVIDGVNHQRPDIGKLLHGWMSFAGLVPLSRLMQRIVNESGAYIRFGRNNPQAIFNIDKLLDTGREFDRRGYTTLQDFVEWVKSIRQTEQREATAGMNLPGFQGSVSIMTVHKAKGLEYPVVFLPGMNQQSKSLSAGPPAILEDTGGGVRMAVKDAESPIYDELWGRERDELLREHQRLLYVAMTRARDHLVMIGTLNAGSTPVKQNTWLSYLHDARPGPLLDRAVPSESGLTLYACPPGVSFPVLDKTPRGGRQDRHAAPEADEINLRKVIDNLAPLPRSEAPEWKKATDYIPPEEPIGAPAPQAVARTVSPITRGSVLHRCLEEFTKSGSYDIAGIAAEYPDVLALPAGECQLFLDDAGSVLDRVLKNGSLAWVFERKPGAHSELPFLYRRGYSLVSGIIDRVVIRDGKGQVVDYKAIQIDNDQALASWVNHYRPQIQIYCEAVKEIFGLTSVTGYLLFLDSSTLTPCAET
- the typA gene encoding translational GTPase TypA is translated as MLKRNDLRNIAIIAHVDHGKTTLVDTLLRQSGTFRDNERIQERVMDNIDLERERGITIMAKNTALHYNGVKINIVDTPGHADFGGEVERTLKMVDGVLLLVDASEGPLPQTRFVLKKALELGLPPILVINKIDRPDARIAEVVNEVYDLFIDLDANDAQLDFPIVYTNARDGIAKLKMEDEATNLKPLFDLIVNTVPAAEGDETAPLQLLVMNIIYNDYVGRLAIGKIFAGTARVAEPIGVVTSSGAVVKTKITSLFSFEGLKRVDTPSATVGDIVALAGIEGVNIGDTITDPENPKPLPRIAVDEPTISMLFSINNSPFAGKEGKFVTSRHLKERLEKELLYNVAIKVEKGDATDSFKVLGRGELQLAILIEMMRREGYELSVSQPETVTKQRDGKTYEPMENLVIDCPEDFIGVVTQKLGTRKGRMTKMANNGHGRVRLEFRIPARGLIGFRSEFLTDTRGTGLLNHLFDGYEPWQGPIAKRATGALVADRAGKTTTYALYHIQPRGELFINESTAVYEGMIVGENSRENDMDVNVIKEKKLTNMRASGADEALRLVPHRQLSLEQSLEFIKEDELVEVTPQSIRLRKKILEANKRPKNREKID
- a CDS encoding TlpA disulfide reductase family protein is translated as MFRLRVLTAVLVIAALFACTKKSDQPGIAADFTLQDLNGKSVRLSDFKGKPVLLDFWATWCPPCRAAVPGIEKLHETFSGKGLVVLGISMDEGGWDSVKAFMSENHMTYTVLKGTDDVLSEYQVRTIPLVVLVSKDGKVVKRYLGFGGEDELAKDITAVL
- a CDS encoding 4Fe-4S binding protein — protein: MQFFVAENKCTGCSACLDICPAEAIRVVNGKAMILLECIGCGACPRVCPEGAIKKVLPAAVQHSH
- a CDS encoding dihydrolipoyl dehydrogenase, coding for MVYPADRIVEIREAAKLGIRAEIRDIDFKAIMERMRLHVQKSRDLIQESLNKAEEFDFYSGEGQFTGDHEVEVNGTTIRGKTIFLVTGARPLIPRLKGIEGIEYLTNESALQLRERPDSMVIVGGGYIAAEFAHFFEAMGTNVTIIQRNPRLVTEEEPEISDLLLRSLSRRMTVHTDTEATEVRQTGKVVTVTARQQNSGKIIEVAAGSLLIAAGRRSNADVLMVQNSGIKTDDRGYIVVDDFFETTKKDIWAFGDAIGRKMFRHAANHEAELVWHNAFHGKKSRMNYLTVPHAVFSYPEIASVGLTEGQAIKLMGRQEVLVGKAGYADVARGEAMMETEAFTKTVVHRKSGKILGYHIIGPQASVLIQEVVNAMAADGNLWSVAKGMHIHPALSEVVLKAFGKLQEPK